Proteins encoded within one genomic window of Solea senegalensis isolate Sse05_10M linkage group LG11, IFAPA_SoseM_1, whole genome shotgun sequence:
- the lima1a gene encoding LIM domain and actin-binding protein 1a, giving the protein MTSIAPFSRRQWASQSLRVTAKELSIVSARGRNNAIAERFSKYQMAAEEGNAEKKKMVAEPLPSTLRTGNLSVLKKRWEQQQQQQQQQQQQQQQQQQPSSSHTAQTQETIPTQPQIHFRQSLGPKPRPKSLIKTRSESLEITTLLQEQGSNQETQVHSEISESTSSQLQAAQPQDLTNMEASREPEGLEGAAAAAAAAEVPECEKPSVPLNSLKMMFEKGENLTNQVSREQTSRGNGGNTASMEQLLGDGSLADSTPLRDRMALYQAAISKQDVSNDQLDSFCGKQKENVPPFNLDMSPESDPNGRKGFTTESNGSGPGTPAYSNQKDSPQPKTPKSFRLPVRETCVSCLKTVYPLERLVANQHVYHSSCFRCSHCNTKLSLANYASLHNNVYCKPHFCQLFKAKGNYDEGFGHRPHKELWESKGECGETSPQSSAQAKPKVQSPAPASDLESSNVEDSPLAKVNVLMATMEALGQESEKAERPTETRRLKISWPPRTESEDGGSGATTTTDGVSPGKPIKAKWPPEEDSPSPSNDTNEEMSCLRRSSSLKERSMPFTLAEQTRDGPAPEARKRSPTPPVDEQQLSPEPPSMELQHSDGQSSDSQTPTEDNCVDVHTSSGEEEQEGEMKSEDMTDLHVPQEDNDTRLGGKTEEEQEEEQQQQQEEEEEEEEEEEEEEMEEEDGGVLEEMPSEPTAISSPEPEVEACHSSQDVGFWDSEEVDDKEEEEDQQQQQQQQQQEGEDVLTVEEMIKRNRCYEEEEEEEDV; this is encoded by the exons ATGACCTCCATCGCTCCATTCAGCCGCAGGCAGTGGGCGTCCCAGTCACTGAGGGTCACCGCCAAGGAGCTGTCCATCGTCTCGGCCCGCGGTAGAAACAACGCCATCGCAGAGCGTTTCTCCAA GTATCAGATGGCAGCAGAAGAGGGGaatgcagagaagaagaaaatg GTTGCAGAACCTTTGCCTTCAACTCTGCGAACTGGAAATCTAAGTGTTTTAAAGAAACGCtgggaacaacaacaacagcagcagcaacaacagcagcaacagcagcaacagcaacagcagccatCGTCCAGCCATACAGCCCAAACTCAGGAGACCATACCCACACAACCTCAGATCCACTTCAGGCAATCATTAGGCCCCAAACCCAGACCCAAGTCACTGATCAAAACCCGGAGTGAGTCCCTGGAAATCACCACTCTCTTGCAGGAGCAGGGCAGTAATCAAGAGACACAGGTTCACTCTGAGATCAGTGAATCCACCTCCAGCCAGCTCCAGGCAGCTCAGCCACAGGACCTGACCAACATGGAGGCCAGCAGAGAACCAGAGGGGCtggagggagcagcagcagcagcagcagcagctgaagtgCCTGAATGCGAGAAACCAAGCGTTCCACTCAATAGCCTCAAGATGATGTTTGAGAAGGGAGAGAACCTGACCAACCAG GTGTCCAGAGAGCAGACGAGCAGAGGAAACGGTGGTAACACTGCCAGCATGGAGCAGCTCCTTGGAG aTGGAAGTCTTGCAGACTCCACTCCTCTCCGGGACCGGATGGCCCTCTACCAAGCAGCCATCTCCAAACAGGATGTCAGC AATGATCAGCTGGACAGTTTCTGTGGGAAACAGAAGGAGAACGTCCCTCCGTTCAATCTGGACATG AGTCCCGAGTCGGACCCAAACGGCAGGAAAGGTTTTACTACAGAGAGTAACG GCTCTGGTCCTGGCACCCCAGCGTACTCTAATCAGAAAGACTCACCTCAGCCTAAGACTCCAAAA AGCTTCCGGCTGCCTGTGAGGGAGACCTGCGTGTCCTGTCTAAAGACCGTTTATCCCCTGGAGAGGCTGGTGGCCAACCAGCACGTTTACCACAGCTCCTGTTTCCGCTGCTCACACTGCAACACCAAACTCAG TTTGGCAAACTACGCCTCCCTGCACAACAACGTCTACTGCAAGCCGCACTTCTGCCAGCTCTTCAAGGCCAAGGGCAACTACGACGAGGGTTTCGGCCACCGGCCCCACAAGGAGCTGTGGGAGAGCAAAGGTGAATGCGGCGAGACTTCGCCACAGTCCAGTGCTCAGGCCAAGCCCAAGGTCCAGAGCCCTGCTCCAGCCTCAGACCTGGAAAGCTCCAATGTGGAAGACTCTCCACTGGCTAAAGTCAACGTACTGATGGCCACAATGGAAGCTCTAGGACAGGAATCGGAGAAAGCCGAGAGACCCACTGAAACCCGCCGACTGAAAATCTCCTGGCCACCACGCACAGAGTCGGAGGACGGTGGCAGTGGAGCCACGACAACCACAGATGGGGTCTCTCCTGGTAAACCCATCAAAGCCAAGTGGCCTCCAGAGGAAGACTCCCCCTCTCCGTCCAATGACACCAACGAAGAAATGTCCTGCCTGCGCCGGAGCTCCTCCCTGAAGGAGCGCAGCATGCCCTTCACTCTGGCAGAGCAAACCAGAGACGGTCCAGCTCCCGAGGCCAGGAAGCGAAGTCCAACCCCTCCAGTGGACGAACAGCAACTCAGCCCTGAGCCGCCCAGCATGGAGCTGCAGCACAGTGACGGCCAGTCATCAGACAGCCAAACTCCCACTGAGGACAACTGTGTGGATGTACACACCAGCTCAGGAGAGGAAGAACAGGAGGGAGAGATGAAGAGCGAAGACATGACGGACCTCCATGTCCCACAGGAGGACAACGACACTCGACTGGGAGGAAAAACtgaggaggagcaagaggaggagcagcagcagcagcaggaggaggaggaagaagaggaagaagaggaggaggaggaggagatggaggaagaagatggaggCGTGTTGGAGGAGATGCCATCAGAGCCCACAGCCATTTCATCTCCTGAGCCCGAGGTGGAAGCCTGCCACTCGTCCCAGGATGTGGGATTCTGGGACAGTGAGGAAGTGGatgacaaggaggaggaggaggatcagcagcagcagcagcagcagcagcagcaggagggggAGGATGTCCTGACGGTGGAGGAGATGATTAAACGAAACCGATGctatgaggaggaagaggaggaagaggatgtgtAA